The Lipingzhangella halophila genome segment GGTCTCCAGCGGAGTCGAGGGCATCGTGGCCCTCGGCGACGAAAGCCTACTCGTCACCGCCCTACGAAACCTCGTGGCCAACGCGGTCGCCTACAGCCCCGAACGCACCCGGGTATCCGTGCTGACGGAGGTGACCGACACCGCAGTTGAGATCAGCGTGGCCGACCAGGGAATCGGCATACCGGCGCAGGATCTGGAACGAGTCTTCGAGCGCTTCTACCGTGTGGACGCGGCTCGAAGCCGGGCGACCGGGGGGACCGGTCTCGGCCTGGCGATCGTCAAACACATCATGACTCACCACCGTGGAGAAGTGACCGTGTGGAGCAAGGAAGGATCGGGGTCGACGTTCACCTTGCGTCTCCCCCGGCCCGAGACCCGGGAGCGAACGCACTCCCCGGAAACCAGCAATCGGGAGGCGGCACAGTGACGCGTGTACTCGTCGTTGAGGACGAGGAATCCTACAGCGATGCCCTGTCGTACATGCTGCGCAAGGAAGGCTTCGAGGTCGCGGTCGCGACCACCGGGACTGAAGCCCTGGAGGCGTTCGACCGCTCCGGCGCCGACCTGGTGCTCCTCGACCTGATGCTGCCCGGCCTACCCGGTACCGAGGTGTGCCGGACGCTGCGGCAGAAGTCCAACGTCCCAGTGATCATGCTCACGGCCAAGGACAGCGAGATCGACAAGGTCGTGGGGCTGGAACTGGGTGCGGACGACTACGTCACCAAACCGTTCTCGTCGCGGGAACTCGTGGCGCGCATCCGGGCCGTGATGCGCCGTCGCGGCGAGGACGAGGCGCTGCTCCCCTCGGCGCTGGAGGCCGGTCCGGTCCGGATGGACGTGGAGCGGCACGTGGTCACGGTCCGCGGCGAGCACGTGCAGCTCCCGCTCAAGGAGTTCGAGCTGCTGGAGGTGCTCCTCCGGAACGCCGGACGGGTCCTTACCCGGATGCAGCTCATCGACCGGGTGTGGGGCGCCGACTACGTGGGCGACACCAAGACCCTCGACGTCCACGTCAAACGGCTGCGCGCCAAGATCGAGGCCGACCCGGGCAACCCCGAGTTCATCGTGACGGTGCGCGGCCTGGGCTACAAGTTCGAACCGGTGGTCGCGACGGCGGAATAGCGGAGTAACCGCAGGGGGCCGTCACACCTCCAGGATCACCGTGAAGGGCCCCTCGTTGGTGAGCGCGACCGACATCTGCGCGCCGAAGACGCCGGTCTCGACATGCGCGCCGAGGTCGCGGAGTTCCTTGACCACCGCGTCGACCAGCGGCTCGGCGGTGGTGCCGGGGGCTGCTGCCTGCCAGGTGGGGCGGCGGCCCTTCCGGGCGTCGCCGTACAGCGTGAACTGGCTGACGACGAGCAGCGGAGCGCTGATGTCGGAGCAGGACTGCTCGCCATCGAGGATCCGCAGGCCCCACAGTTTGGCGGCCAGCTTGCGCGCTTCGGCCTCGGTGTCGGTGTGCGTGGCGCCGACCAGTGCCATCAGCCCCGGCCGGGTGATCTCCCCGGCAACCTCGCCCGCCACGGTCACCGACGCGTGGCTGACCCGCTGCACGACCGCTCTCATCGTTTCCTCTAGTTGAGTGTCCGGAACTGGCGGGTGTTCGAGATGACACCCGCCAGTGTCAGGGTGAACATCTTGATGGACTCGGCGAAGTCCTGGAGCCGCCAGTCCTCGGGCCCTTTGTACCAGGGCAGTCCGTTGTCCTCGATCTGGTCCGCGCCGGCCGCCGCCAGAACCCTCGCCCAGCGGTCCACGTTGTCGAAGATGATCGCGTACGGCAGGTAGCGGGAGAACACGCTGACCCGGTGCTGCTCGGGCACCTGCTCCGCCCGCGCGCTCATCAGGAAGGACCGGAAACCCAGGGTGTGCGCGAACACCAGGCTTCCCTGGCTGGTCTTCGCCGGCATGAACTGCCCGCCCACGGTCACCGCGGCACCGGCGATGATCACGGCCAGGCCGGTGAAGGCCGCCTGGGTGAAGACCGCCAGCAGCACGGTGAGGAGCACCCCCACTGCGGTAAGCGCGATTCCGCCGGTCGTCCAGCGGGACCGGACCAGGTTCGGGCGGCGCGCGAACCACTTGAGGCGCACCATGTCGCGGTAGAGCTCGTCACGGACCTCGGCCAGCCGGTCCGCGAACCGCTCGCTGCCCAGTTCCGCCAGGGTGATACGGCCGCGGCGCCCGAAGATCGCGTCGATCAGCAGCCGCTCGTAGGGCAGCAACGGGTCGTGCTGGCCGTTCGGAAGCCGTTCGAGCTGCCAGTCGACCGACGTGTAGTGCTCGTGTGGCAGCTCCCGGATCGTGAGGTGTCCGCGTACGGCGAGGTCGACAATGGTGGCGGTGATGTCCACGACGTCGGCCTGCTCGTCGATGAGCGTGCCGATCTGGCCGGGATGGACGTCGTCGGGAGGGCGGAACCGCATGCCCTCCTTCCCCGGGGCCAGAGGGCTGCTGTCGCCCGCGGCCGCCTCGGCGCGCACGGCCCGTTCGTCGCGCCCGCGTTCCCGAACGATCATGACGAGCCCGCCGACCAGCACCACGAGCAGCAGCCCGAAGACGCTCGCGGTTCCCGGGGTGATGGCGAACGCGGAGGTGAGCGTCCATTTCTCGTCGAGTATCGGGGTACCGGGGGCCGTGTCCGCGGGGTAGGTGACGACGATGCCCAGACTCTGGCCGGGCTCCATGTTCGCCTGCATGAACCGGGCGGTGTCCGCCTCGTGCCCGCCCATGTCCGAGACGGTGCAGTACATCGAGCTGCGTGCCGCGCCGGCGGTGCAGGACAGGGCGATCGGCGGGGCGGGGGCGTCGACCACGACCGTGGTCCCGGCGACGGGTTCGCTGTACCCGCCAACGGCGGCCCATTCCAGCTCGATCCCCTCGCCAACGCTGTCTGTGGCGCCGCGCACCTCGTAGTGCAGCACAACAGTGTCGGACCCGGCGGTGTCCATGGTCACATCGAGGGACTCGCCCTCCTGGGATTCCCGCTCGGTGGAGTCGGCCTGGACCGTCTCGCCGTCGGCGTCCTCCGCTGTGACCTTGGTGACCTCGTAACGCCGGTCGTGCGTGTTGTCGTAGGGCTCCTGGGTCACGAAGGTGCGGGTGAACTCCTCCGGAGCGGGCTCGTTGAAGGTGATGGTCTCCGTGCCATGGAGTACCCCGTCACTGTCGAGGCGCAGCGAGACCTCATTGGTGATCGGCGCGTCCTCATCCTCCTGTGGCAGGGTGTCGTGGTCATCCGCCGAGGCGAGCCCGGCCTGCCGAACCGCCGGCGCGGCCAGCGGTTCGGCGGCCACCGGCGTTGTGGCGGGACCGGCGCCGCAGAGCACAACGACGGCCCCGGTCATGGTGACCGTGCGTGCGAGTAGGACCCACCCCATGGCGGGAGAGCCTATCGGCTCGCTCCCGCGGCCGACGTCGGACAATCGGGTTACGGATCGGCAGCGGGATCCACAGGCCGTGCCGGTGGGCGGCATAATCGTCAACGTCGAAAGAGCGCTGCCCAGCATTGATCGAAAGGGTGTCGGGAGGTGAGCGGCCTCATGGCGAGACCGGGTTCGGACGCGCTGCGCGGGAGCAGAGGCAGCGGGAGCGACAGCCCGTACTCCCTTCCCACCCCCTCGCGCCGGCCGCGGCAGCGGTTCAGCGCCGGGGTCATCGTCGCGCTGCTCACCGGCCTGTCCGCCGCCGGCCTGGCCGGTTTCCTGACCTTCTCCGCCTTCGTCGACAGCAGCGAGGCCACCACCGCCCCGGAAGGCGGTACCACCGAAGGCGAGCCCCCGCCCGAGGCGGATGCCGGCGAGAAGGTCCTGACGGCCAACTCGCTCTACGAGAACGGGGAACTCGCCGAGGTCACCTGCGAGGCGCCGGACCTCGACCCGGACGACCAGGAGTCAATGGAGAACTTCCTGCACGAGATCACCGACTGCCTCGACAAAGCCTGGAGCGAGCACTTCGAGTCCAGCGGGATAAAGTTCGAGAAGCCGCAGCGCATCTACTGGTACACCTCGGGCCAGAGCCCGTGCGGCAGCTACCCCGCACCGGGCGTGGCCGCGTTCTACTGCAAGGCCAACAACGGCCTCTACCTCGGACTGGAGGACATCGCCCAGAACTCGGGCAACAGTAAGCACCCCGAGGCGTACACCTTCCTGCTGAGCCACGAGTACGGCCATCACGTGCAGGGAGAGTCAGGCATCCTCGGCTACCTGCACAGCGCCCGCGGTGAGGAGCGTCACGACGAAGAGGACAAGGACGACCTGACACGGCGCAGTGAGCTCCAGGCGAACTGCCTTGGCGGCAACTTCCTCGGGGCAGCCGAAGAGTCCCTCTCGATCGACTCCCATACGCGTGCGAATATCCTCGAGGATGCGCAACGCCGGGGCGACTTCTACCCCGACGAGCGGACGCACGGCTCACCCGAGAACGGATCGATGTGGACGGCCCACGGCATGGATCGGAGGAACCCGGCCGCGTGCAACACGTGGTCCGCCCAGGACGGCTTGGTCGACTGACCCGCGAGGCCCGCCGGCTCACCGGGGGGCACGCCACTGGGCATCGCAGGGCGCTCTACGCGGGACTGCTCGCCCTGGTGTTCGTGCTGGCCGCTCTCACCTGGAACACCACCAGCGGCCCCGGTCCGGGGCAGGCGTCCGACCCGGGTGCTGAGCAGCCCGGCTCCGGTGATCAGGCCGACTACGGCACCCGCGACTTGGCCCGCCCGCCGGTCCTCGACGGGAACGCCCAGCGTCCGGTGGGCGACGGCGCTCTCACGGCGAACCCGCTGTACGACACCGACCGCCTCGCCTCGCTGCCCTGCCCCGCACCCGAGCTCGACATCGACGATCCCGGCTCGGTCGAGAACTTCCTGAACACCCTGACCGACTGCCTCGACGACGCGTGGAGTGCCCAGTTCCGCGAGGCGGGCATCCCCTACGAACCGCCGCGGCGCGTCTTCTGGAGCGAGGCCGGGACCAGCCCGTGCCGCGAGTACCCCTCCGCCGCTGGGGCCTTCTACTGCCGGACGAACAAGAGCGTGTATGTCGGTACCGCGGATGTGGTGGAGAAGTGGAACGGCGCGGAGAACAGCATCGTCTACGCGTCGCTGCTCGCGCACGAGTACGGGCACCACGTCCAGGGCGAGTCGGGCCTCCTGGAGCACTACCACGAGCAACGGCGGCGGCAGGAGACCACCGAGAAGCGCAACATCTGGACCCGCAAGGCGGAGCTGCAGGCCAACTGCTTCGCCGGGACGTTTCTGGGCTCGGTCGCACTGACCTACCCCGTCAGCGAGGACGACCGCGAGACCGTGCTTGAGGACGCCTCGTCCACCGCCGACCGCGAGGACGGCCCCGAGGAGGAGCGCACCCACGGCTCCGCCGAGAACGGCACGTACTGGCTGAAACAGGGGATGGACGAGCAGACCCCCGGGGCCTGCAACACCTGGAACCTCCCGGACGGCGACTCCCTCGTCCAGTAACCGGCACCGGTACGGGAGCCGGCACGCAGCGGGTGTAGCCCGGCCACACGCGGGAATGCCTTCCCGCATGCCGGGTGAGAGCGTCGTGGAGTTGCGCGTTCATGGGGTCAGCGGAGGCCAGGCCGAGGAACTACTCGACGTCGAACCGGCGGTTCGGGTCGGCGGCGACGGCCTCGCCGGGTTCTTCCGGTGGCGGCGCAAGCGCGACACCGAGGTGGTCCGCGACGTCCCCCGCGAGATCTTCGCCTGGGGCAACCTGACCTCCGGGCGGTCTTCGCGCGCGCTCTGGTTGCTTCTGTTGCCGTTCATGCTGGTCAATGTCGCCTACTGGATGCGCCCAGGACGGCGCGGCGCCCGGCCGCCCTCGCGGATCTACCGGTGGGCCGACTACAGCTACGGACTTTCCGTACGCCTGCTTTCCCTCAGCCTCACGGCGCTGCTGGTCCTGGCCGGCGCCGGCATTGGGATGGACCTGGTGGCCTGGCAGTGCCTGGGCTACGGAACCCAGTGCGCCGAGCTCCGCCCGTGGCTCGGTTTCCTGTCCGCTCCCGGCGCTTTTCTCGCCGAGCCCGGGCGGGCCCTGGCCGCCGGAGCGCTGCTGCCGCTCGCGATCGTGCTGGCGCTGTGGCGGCTCTCGCGGCGTACCAGCAGTGTCTATGACGTCACCATGACCGCGAACGGCGCGCCATCGGCGGACGACGCGCCGCTGAGCGACCCGGACTTCTGGCGGAACAGCCAGACCCTGGGGAGGCTGCGGTCGGCGCACATCGCCGTGGCCGTCGGCGTGGTGACCGCGCTGCTTCTCACCCCCGCGCTGGTCCATGACCTGGCGGCCGGCACCGCCGCCTCCGGGGCGGTCCTCGCCGGGCTCCTGGGACTCACCCTGGCCGGCAGCACCGTGTGCGTGCTCATTCCCGGTACCGATCCGTGGTGGAACCGGCGGGCCGATGTTGTCTGCCGCGTGCTGCGCGACACGTCACTGCTGTTACTGGCGGTATCAGTGAGCTACCTGCTCTGGCCGCGCCCGGACTGGACCGCGCAGGGCCGGCTGCCGGGCTACGCCGTAGGGCTGAACACGCTGCTCGCGGTGCAGTGCGCGCTGGCGCTGCTGCTGGTGCTGGCCGCCGTGGTGCTCTACCGCACGAACCGGGTGCACTCCGACACCGCGATGCGCGGCATGGCCGGCCCGGCGACGGCCGCGTTCGGTGTGCTGTTCGGCGGGGTCTTCTCCGCCGCGGTGGTCTACCAGGCCGCCGGGTGGCTCGGCGGCTGCTACTACCCGGGCGCCGAGGCCGCCGGCTGCATCGTACTGCGCCCACCCAGCGCCTACTCGTGGCTGCAGCTCGCGTTCAGCATGGAGGCGGCGATCGCGTTGGCGGCGCTGGCGGCGCTGGCGCTGTTCCTGTGGCGCCGCACCCGCGCCGAGGCGCGCGACGTGGCCGCCGAGTACCAGAAGGACCCTGAGGCCCCACGCGCCCGGGAGATCGCCCGGGCCCGCGCCATGGGCAGCATGACCGAGACCCTGCCCGCCTGTCTCACCGCGTTCATGCTGCCGGCCGTCGCGCTGGTGCTGCTGGTCCTCTACGCCGCGATCACCGGCCGCCTGACCGCAACCCCGGTGGACGGGGCCCAGATCACGCCGGCCGCGGTGGCCGCCGACTCCACCCTGTGGGTGCAGGGAGCGGTCTCGCTCCTGGTGATGACCGGCTCGTGGCTGGGCGGGTTCGTCCTCGCGGCGGTGGTGTGGCTGGGCCGCAGTGCTTACCGGGACCGGCCGACCCGGCAGGCGCTCGGCGTACTGTGGGACGTCGGGACGTTCTGGCCGCGGGTGGCGCACCCGCTGGCGCCCCCGTCCTATGCCGAGCGCGCCGTCCCGCAACTGACCGCCAGGATCGCGGGAATGACCGCGCATGGGACCGGGGTCGTGCTCTCCGGGCACTCGCAGGGGTCAGTGCTGGCGGCCGCGACCATGTGGCAGATGCCGGAACGGTGCCTCCCCTACGTCACGCTGCTCACGCACGGCTCTCCGCTGTACCGGCTCTACGGGCGCTACTTCCCGGCCTACTTCGGCCCGGACGCGCTCGCCGACCTCGCCCACCGGCTGCACGGCTGGCGCAACCTCTGGCGCGCGACCGACGCCATAGGCGGCCCGATCCATCTGGAGCGTGACGGCGGGTGGACGACCGTCGACCGCGCGGAACCGCTTCCGGACCCCCGGCGCTACGACGCCCAGGAAGGGGAGGCGCTTCCCCCGGAGATCCTCGGGCACGCCTTCTACACACGCGATCCCGCCTACACCGGAGCGGCGGTGGCGGCGGTGCGCGACCTCAACGAGTCGCGGTGGCACCGGTCCGCGGTGCTACCACGGGCCGTCCGCGCGTCCGATGCTGCGGGTGGCCGGCCGGACGTCGACCAGGTAAATCAGGGCGGCGGCGAGCGCGAGGATCGTGAAGAAGGCGCCGAAGCCGAGGGCGGCGCTCAGCGAGACGAAAGTCCCCACGCCGAGCAGAGCCGTCCATAGGCCCTTCGTCTGCTTATCCGCCGCGGGGAACGCCTGCGCAGGTGTCCGCAGGGCTTCGATCAGCGCGTACAGCGTCGTTACGAAGATCGCGATGAAGAGGATCTGCCACAGGAACCCGATTGACGTATTGACCACGAGGAGCTCCGAACCTTACGAGACGGTTGGCCAACCGTGAGGCCCGTATCCGGGCCTCACTCGCTCAACGCCGGGTGCCCGGAGAATCGTTCCCGCACGGTACGGCTCAGATGGGCAGGTTCCACAGCGCCAGCGAACTTACCATCAACACGAACGCCGAGGTCAGTACGACGGTGGTCGCGGGGCGCGAAAGCTCCTCTGCCGGCGTGATGAGCCGCGAAACGCGGGTGACCACCTCGGGCTCTGCGTCGCTGGCGGCCATGGCACCAGCGGGGACCTGGGTGTTGCCCGCGGTCCCGAACCGCATCAGTGCCGTTGCGAGCTCCTTGGCCGAGCGCTCGCGGCGGGCCTGGTCGTCGGCGCACATCTCGATCAGCAGCGCGACCGCGCGGTAGTAGGTGTCGAGCACCCGGACGCGCGGGAAGGCGCGTTTCAGTGAGGAGAACGGCAGCAGCACGAGGTCGTGGCGCTGCCGGAGATGGGCGTGCTCGTGCGCGAGCACCGCGGACAGCTCGCTGCGGTCGAGCACCCGCAGCGCACCCGCGCTGATGACCACCTTCGACCGCAGGACACCGGGAAGGCAGTAGGCGGCGGCCGCCGGGTGGTCGAGGACGCGCGCACCGGGCACCTCCGGGTCGTCGCGGGCGACGAGTTCGAGCAGGTCGTGGTGCCGCCGGCGGGTCCGGACCACGTGGACCGTGGACGCCACCAGGCCGCAGAAGAGCACCAGGGTGAGGCCGAACGCCACGAGGACAGCGGCGACCCGGGGGGCGCCGAACGGGGCCGCGGCGAACTTGGCCAGGTGCAGGCCGTGCGCGGAGACGTCCGCGGAAAGAGCGAAGAGCCCTCCGATGGCCCCCTTCCCGTAGGGGGCGAGACCGAACGCGAGCAGCGCGCCGATGGTGGAGATTCCCCAGGCCAGACCCAGCGCCTGCCAGGCGATGACGGCGACGTAGGGGCCGCGGGCGGGCCATGAGGCCCGACGTAGCCGTGCCGCAGCGATGAGACAGCCAACTGCGATGGTGGCGAGTAGGGCGGCACTGACCATTCGGCTACGTCCTTGGCTGGTCGCTTTCCGCTAGGGCGCGGCGAAGCGCTTCGGCTTCGTTGCCGTCCATCGAGCGTACAAACGCTGCCAGAGCGGCGTCACGATCTCCGGTCTGACCGAGAGCATCAATCATGAGCTCGGAGACATAACTCTCCCGGCTGGCTGCCGGGCGGTAGCGCCAAGCACGGCCCTCGCGGGATCGGGCCACGACCCCCTTCTTGGCGAGCCGATCGAGCACGGTCATCACCGTTGTGTGGGCGAGATCCCGGTCAGCGAGAGCCCGACTGACCTCGCGGACCGTGAGGGCCTCGTCCTGCGCCCACAGTACCTCCATAACCGCGCGTTCAAGGTCACCCAACCGATTCATACTTCTGAGTCTACTTGGGGTAGTACTACGCGACGTCGGGCCCCGGGTAACAGCACTCACCCCCCGCGGTCAGGGAACTCTGGCGCATCCGTCTCATCGACAACTACCCTGCGCGTCTGGCGCGTCGCGCTAAGCTACTTCCAGAATCGCTGATTACATTGGGTGAGGCCCGATTTCATCCACATTCCCGGAAAACGACGAACCTGACCGTTCCGCCGCCGGTGTCCACCCGCGTGGCGGAGCCACGGAACCACCCCGGGGGGCTCGGTGTGTTCACAACGCTCTCACGCAGGACAACGGTGCTCGTCGCCGCGTCCTTCGCGGTGGCCGCCGCCGCGACGTTCGCCACCGCCCAGGGCCCCGGTCCCGTGCCGGGGATCGAGTCGGGGGGCAGTGTTGCCGCCAAAGATCCGTACGCGGACACACCGGGCCACCAGGTCCCGGAGATCCAGCCGCGCCCCGGCGACGTAGCAGCCTGCGACCAGCCCGGCGAGGACGAGATCGTGCGCGTCCCCGACCGCGGCGCTCCGGACGGCAAGCGGCCCGTGTGGATCCGGCGCCCGCCCGGCCCCGACGACGCTGGCGTACCCGTCCTCTACCTGCTGCACGGCTCCACTGGCACGCACCGCGACATCATCGATGCCGGCGTCGGACCACTCATGGACGAGGCGATGTGCCGCCACGGCGTGCAGTTCGTGGTCGCCGCCCCCTACGGCCAGGAGACCGGCCGCAGCGACACCGAATGGGGCGACGACGCCGACGGCAGGTTCCACATCGAGACGTTCGTGACCCAGAAGGCGATCGAGGAGGTCGAGGGCGACCAGCGCCGACCGCGGGAGCTCCGCGCGATCGGCGGCTTCTCCATGGGCGGCTACGGGGCCGCGGCGCTCTCGTTGCGCAACCCCGGCATCTACCGCCAGGTGGTGAGCTGGGCCGGCTACTTCAAGGTCGACGACCCCAGTGGCACCTTCGGT includes the following:
- the dtd gene encoding D-aminoacyl-tRNA deacylase, with amino-acid sequence MRAVVQRVSHASVTVAGEVAGEITRPGLMALVGATHTDTEAEARKLAAKLWGLRILDGEQSCSDISAPLLVVSQFTLYGDARKGRRPTWQAAAPGTTAEPLVDAVVKELRDLGAHVETGVFGAQMSVALTNEGPFTVILEV
- a CDS encoding DUF2516 family protein, which codes for MVNTSIGFLWQILFIAIFVTTLYALIEALRTPAQAFPAADKQTKGLWTALLGVGTFVSLSAALGFGAFFTILALAAALIYLVDVRPATRSIGRADGPW
- a CDS encoding neutral zinc metallopeptidase; translation: MQHVVRPGRLGRLTREARRLTGGHATGHRRALYAGLLALVFVLAALTWNTTSGPGPGQASDPGAEQPGSGDQADYGTRDLARPPVLDGNAQRPVGDGALTANPLYDTDRLASLPCPAPELDIDDPGSVENFLNTLTDCLDDAWSAQFREAGIPYEPPRRVFWSEAGTSPCREYPSAAGAFYCRTNKSVYVGTADVVEKWNGAENSIVYASLLAHEYGHHVQGESGLLEHYHEQRRRQETTEKRNIWTRKAELQANCFAGTFLGSVALTYPVSEDDRETVLEDASSTADREDGPEEERTHGSAENGTYWLKQGMDEQTPGACNTWNLPDGDSLVQ
- a CDS encoding neutral zinc metallopeptidase: MARPGSDALRGSRGSGSDSPYSLPTPSRRPRQRFSAGVIVALLTGLSAAGLAGFLTFSAFVDSSEATTAPEGGTTEGEPPPEADAGEKVLTANSLYENGELAEVTCEAPDLDPDDQESMENFLHEITDCLDKAWSEHFESSGIKFEKPQRIYWYTSGQSPCGSYPAPGVAAFYCKANNGLYLGLEDIAQNSGNSKHPEAYTFLLSHEYGHHVQGESGILGYLHSARGEERHDEEDKDDLTRRSELQANCLGGNFLGAAEESLSIDSHTRANILEDAQRRGDFYPDERTHGSPENGSMWTAHGMDRRNPAACNTWSAQDGLVD
- a CDS encoding BlaI/MecI/CopY family transcriptional regulator; protein product: MNRLGDLERAVMEVLWAQDEALTVREVSRALADRDLAHTTVMTVLDRLAKKGVVARSREGRAWRYRPAASRESYVSELMIDALGQTGDRDAALAAFVRSMDGNEAEALRRALAESDQPRT
- a CDS encoding DUF2207 domain-containing protein — its product is MGWVLLARTVTMTGAVVVLCGAGPATTPVAAEPLAAPAVRQAGLASADDHDTLPQEDEDAPITNEVSLRLDSDGVLHGTETITFNEPAPEEFTRTFVTQEPYDNTHDRRYEVTKVTAEDADGETVQADSTERESQEGESLDVTMDTAGSDTVVLHYEVRGATDSVGEGIELEWAAVGGYSEPVAGTTVVVDAPAPPIALSCTAGAARSSMYCTVSDMGGHEADTARFMQANMEPGQSLGIVVTYPADTAPGTPILDEKWTLTSAFAITPGTASVFGLLLVVLVGGLVMIVRERGRDERAVRAEAAAGDSSPLAPGKEGMRFRPPDDVHPGQIGTLIDEQADVVDITATIVDLAVRGHLTIRELPHEHYTSVDWQLERLPNGQHDPLLPYERLLIDAIFGRRGRITLAELGSERFADRLAEVRDELYRDMVRLKWFARRPNLVRSRWTTGGIALTAVGVLLTVLLAVFTQAAFTGLAVIIAGAAVTVGGQFMPAKTSQGSLVFAHTLGFRSFLMSARAEQVPEQHRVSVFSRYLPYAIIFDNVDRWARVLAAAGADQIEDNGLPWYKGPEDWRLQDFAESIKMFTLTLAGVISNTRQFRTLN
- a CDS encoding alpha/beta hydrolase, which translates into the protein MFTTLSRRTTVLVAASFAVAAAATFATAQGPGPVPGIESGGSVAAKDPYADTPGHQVPEIQPRPGDVAACDQPGEDEIVRVPDRGAPDGKRPVWIRRPPGPDDAGVPVLYLLHGSTGTHRDIIDAGVGPLMDEAMCRHGVQFVVAAPYGQETGRSDTEWGDDADGRFHIETFVTQKAIEEVEGDQRRPRELRAIGGFSMGGYGAAALSLRNPGIYRQVVSWAGYFKVDDPSGTFGPSPDSAHAPDQLLDNPGVADIRFKLIEGTDDHTPLQSGSIHGEAERFAKLLRERDMSVETHFPEGGHDFDAWNPTIPEAVGFLVEGWTEPGNGDD
- a CDS encoding M56 family metallopeptidase, translating into MVSAALLATIAVGCLIAAARLRRASWPARGPYVAVIAWQALGLAWGISTIGALLAFGLAPYGKGAIGGLFALSADVSAHGLHLAKFAAAPFGAPRVAAVLVAFGLTLVLFCGLVASTVHVVRTRRRHHDLLELVARDDPEVPGARVLDHPAAAAYCLPGVLRSKVVISAGALRVLDRSELSAVLAHEHAHLRQRHDLVLLPFSSLKRAFPRVRVLDTYYRAVALLIEMCADDQARRERSAKELATALMRFGTAGNTQVPAGAMAASDAEPEVVTRVSRLITPAEELSRPATTVVLTSAFVLMVSSLALWNLPI
- a CDS encoding response regulator transcription factor codes for the protein MTRVLVVEDEESYSDALSYMLRKEGFEVAVATTGTEALEAFDRSGADLVLLDLMLPGLPGTEVCRTLRQKSNVPVIMLTAKDSEIDKVVGLELGADDYVTKPFSSRELVARIRAVMRRRGEDEALLPSALEAGPVRMDVERHVVTVRGEHVQLPLKEFELLEVLLRNAGRVLTRMQLIDRVWGADYVGDTKTLDVHVKRLRAKIEADPGNPEFIVTVRGLGYKFEPVVATAE